One region of Vitis vinifera cultivar Pinot Noir 40024 chromosome 1, ASM3070453v1 genomic DNA includes:
- the LOC100245965 gene encoding E3 ubiquitin-protein ligase AIRP2 isoform X2: MRLSYSPFAPFFLFLIEWLDYKCMDTLPSYLGLLHILVYKVYVDGMPTMSSQERKATLREFYAVIYPSLRQLGGQFIELEDTNKRSRCTEVLSRKRVEDRRKVSDKEIDRDDECGICMETCTKMVLPNCGHSMCICCFHDWNVRSQSCPFCRGSLKRVSSRDLWVLTGNIDVVDTVTLAKEDLRRFYLYIDNLPPLMHDTHSLLYDYMI; the protein is encoded by the exons ATGAGATTGTCCTACAGCCCCTTTGCTCCTTTCTTCCTGTTTCTTATAGAATGGCTGGATTATAAATGCATGGATACCCTCCCAAGTTATTTAGGCCTTCTCCACATACTTGTGTATAAG GTCTATGTTGATGGAATGCCAACGATGTCCTCACAAGAAAGGAAAGCCACCCTGAGGGAATTCTATG CTGTGATATATCCTTCACTCAGGCAACTCGGAGGCCAGTTTATCGAATTGGAAGATACCAATAAGAGAAGTCGATGCACAGAAGTTTTGAGCAGAAAGAGAGTGGAAGACAGGAGGAAGGTTTCTGATAAAGAGATCGATAGGGATGATGAATGTGGGATCTGCATGGAAACTTGCACCAAGATGGTGTTACCTAACTGTGGCCACTCTATGTGCATCTGCTGTTTTCATGACTG GAATGTGCGTTCTCAGTCCTGCCCTTTTTGTCGAGGCAGCCTAAAGAGAGTTAGCTCTAGAGACTTATGGGTTCTCACTGGCAACATTGATGTAGTCGATACAGTTACTCTTGCGAAGGAGGATTTGAGGCGTTTCTACCTTTATATCGACAACCTTCCTCCCCTAATGCATGATACTCATTCGCTTTTATATGATTACATGATCTGA
- the LOC100245965 gene encoding E3 ubiquitin-protein ligase AIRP2 isoform X1: MWQKQHPHMSSFRESVKTLEADIQHANNLAAALPRDYGGESGDRVQMRLSYSPFAPFFLFLIEWLDYKCMDTLPSYLGLLHILVYKVYVDGMPTMSSQERKATLREFYAVIYPSLRQLGGQFIELEDTNKRSRCTEVLSRKRVEDRRKVSDKEIDRDDECGICMETCTKMVLPNCGHSMCICCFHDWNVRSQSCPFCRGSLKRVSSRDLWVLTGNIDVVDTVTLAKEDLRRFYLYIDNLPPLMHDTHSLLYDYMI, from the exons ATGTGGCAAAAGCAACACCCACATATGTCTTCTTTCAGGGAATCTGTGAAAACTCTTGAAGCTGATATACAACATGCCAATAACCT GGCAGCTGCTCTTCCAAGAGATTATGGTGGGGAGTCTGGGGACCGTGTCCAGATGAGATTGTCCTACAGCCCCTTTGCTCCTTTCTTCCTGTTTCTTATAGAATGGCTGGATTATAAATGCATGGATACCCTCCCAAGTTATTTAGGCCTTCTCCACATACTTGTGTATAAG GTCTATGTTGATGGAATGCCAACGATGTCCTCACAAGAAAGGAAAGCCACCCTGAGGGAATTCTATG CTGTGATATATCCTTCACTCAGGCAACTCGGAGGCCAGTTTATCGAATTGGAAGATACCAATAAGAGAAGTCGATGCACAGAAGTTTTGAGCAGAAAGAGAGTGGAAGACAGGAGGAAGGTTTCTGATAAAGAGATCGATAGGGATGATGAATGTGGGATCTGCATGGAAACTTGCACCAAGATGGTGTTACCTAACTGTGGCCACTCTATGTGCATCTGCTGTTTTCATGACTG GAATGTGCGTTCTCAGTCCTGCCCTTTTTGTCGAGGCAGCCTAAAGAGAGTTAGCTCTAGAGACTTATGGGTTCTCACTGGCAACATTGATGTAGTCGATACAGTTACTCTTGCGAAGGAGGATTTGAGGCGTTTCTACCTTTATATCGACAACCTTCCTCCCCTAATGCATGATACTCATTCGCTTTTATATGATTACATGATCTGA